DNA from Parageobacillus thermoglucosidasius:
AGGATCTTGCAAATCGGCGTCAATAATCACAATCGCTTTTCCGGCCGCATAATCCATTCCAGCGGTAATCGCGATTTGGTGGCCAAAATTGCGGGAAAAATCCACATATTTGACCGTTTCATCTTTCACGGCAAGTTCTTTTAATATATCGATGGTTTCATCTTCGCTGCCATCATTGACAAACAACAGTTCATACGGCCCATCGGTTTGCTCCATCACGCGCTTTAACCGGCGGTATGTTTCGCGGATGACAAGCGCCTCATTATATACCGGAATCACCACAGAATATTTTACCACACCACATCCCTCCTATCCTTTATATTCGTAAAGCTTTATACCGCGCTCCACCGGCGGCATTTCATCCTCCTGTTCATCCCAGCTTTTCACTGTTTCCGCATTCGTTTGCCATTCCGCTTGCGGCACTTCTTGACAATGTGTTTCGATCCATTGGATCAGTTCGCTGTTGCCTTCGCCGCCTCTGCCAAATCCAGAAATCAGAAAATATTTCACTTCGCCATTTCTCGCCATTTTCGCTAATTGCTCCGTTGTCAGCACCGGGTCTGTCCCTAAAAATCCGCCCATCGCCATGACTGCTTTATCCGTTTTTAACATCAGCTCAGCCGCCGTATTGGCGCGCATCGTTGCCGCTAAATATTTCTCGCCATTATAATGCTTTTCCAAATACGCAAGCAAATCGGAAGTCACTTTCCTTTCTTCCCTGCCTCCGAAAACGCGCTGTCCGTATGCGTCCGGACGCTTTAAATCCGGTCCGGCATACGGAATCGAGCTATTGCCGCCATACAAAAGCGGGGTGAGTGACCAATAAAACGGCATGACAAGAAGGCCCAACAAGCTGGCTATTTTCAAATAGTGCACCACCTTCTTTTGCTGGCGAAATGCAAGGAGAAAACAAAACACGGCCAGTCCATAGAGCACAAGCAACAGCGGCCAAATAGTAGATAAGGAAGAACGCTGTTGAAACACAACGTATGATTCAAACAAAAACGTCATCAGCAGCGCGCCAGGAAAGAGCCAGCGCCAAAAACCGTTCTGCTCTTTGTAAAACTGCCACAACAACTCACTTCCGACCGCGACCAGCACCGCGATCGCCGGCGCCATCATGCTCAAATAATAGCGGTGGTAAAATCCGGCGACGCTAAAAAACACGGCCATCGGAACAAGCCAGGCGAACCAAAACAGCAGAAATCGGTGAAGCGGCGTGATCGCCCGCTGCCGGCGGATCGATGCGAACAATCCAACAGCGGTAAACAGCACAAACGGCAGAAGCCAGCTGATTTGCCCAGCTAATTGCTGTTGAAACAAGCGGAACACACCAGGTTGTCCCGTTTCTCCTCTTCCTATGCCTCCCATTCCGCCCGGAGGCTGCCCGCCGCCTGTGCGGAATTCCCCCACCGGCCATTCCCCGTTTAAGTTTGGCCGACTATATAATCCACTTTCTGACGGATTTGAAAGCGATGAATGAGAAGATGGATCTGCGGAATGATTCATTTGTCCATTCCGATCTTGAAATTCATTGTCACCGCGCATGCCCCGCTTTCCGCCTGGCCCCGCTGCTCCGGTTAAACGGTCGATCCCGTTGTAGCCAAGCGCCAGTTCAAGCACCGAATTCGTTTGGCTGCTGCCGATATACGGGCGCTTATCTTTTGGCATCATATCGGCGATGACCGCGTAGGAAAGAGAAACAGCCAAGACGACGGCAGTAGCAGCCGTTAAATGCCAAAGCCGCTGCTTCCAAGCCCCTTTTCCTGCCAGCCAATAGAACAAATAAAACGCTGGCAGCACCATATATGCCTGCAGCATTTTCATATTAAAACCCAAGCCCACGAGCGCAAAGCTTGCAAGCAGCCATGAAAGCCGCTGCTTCCATATCGCTTTCATCAGCGCCCATGCCGCCACCAGCAGCGTGAAAATTAAAATCGCGTCAATATTGTTTGTGCGCGCCACCGCCACAAAAATAGGAGTACAAACGAAAATCAAGCTCGCCCATCTGGCGGCCGCCTTGCCGGCAAATGGCTTGACAATAAAATAAATCAGCAGCGTCGAACCAACACCGGCGAGCGCTTCCGGAAGCAGGACGCTCCAGTCGCTCACGCCAAAGATGGCCACGCTTAACGCTTGAAACCATAACGCGACAGGCGGCTTGTCAACGGTAATAAACCCTTCCGGATCCAGTGCGGCAAAGAAAAACGCTTTCCAGTTTGCCGTCATGCTTTTCGCTGCCGCGGTATAATACACGTTTGACCCTGCATTGCCGATATTGTAGAAATGGAGAAAAATAGAGATAAGGACAATCACAAGCAGCCAGCCGTCCACCCGTTTGATCGATTTCATCTTCCTATCCACTCCCTGTTTGAATTCGCCATCTCGTTTTGACATGTTTCCAACATACAACAGGACGGTGAAAATTGAGTGAAACCCCCATCTGTTACATACGCTGATTTAAGTTACATACTAACTAACATCAATAAAAACAGATTTTCCTTTTCTGCTTTCTTTACTTTATAATGGGAATGAGGAGGTGAGAGAATGGAACAAGAAACTATGTTAAAAGAAATTTTGAAAGCATTGGAACTACATTCTGACCATACTCATGTAGAAATGCAAAAAATAAGCAGCCAGCTAAGAGCGGAAATGAAAGAGATGGGCAACCAGCTGAGAACAGAAATGCAAGAAATGAGGAACCAATTAAGAATAGAAATACAAGAGATGGGCAATCAACTAAGAACAGAAATGCAAGAAATGGGGAACCAACTGAGAACAGAAATGCAAGAGATGGTCGGAAAACTAGAAGAAAAGATGAATGAGCGATTTAATCGGTTGGAAACAAAAGTGGACAACCTGCGCATCGAACTGTCAGAAACACAGGAAACAGTTG
Protein-coding regions in this window:
- a CDS encoding glycosyltransferase family 39 protein; translation: MKSIKRVDGWLLVIVLISIFLHFYNIGNAGSNVYYTAAAKSMTANWKAFFFAALDPEGFITVDKPPVALWFQALSVAIFGVSDWSVLLPEALAGVGSTLLIYFIVKPFAGKAAARWASLIFVCTPIFVAVARTNNIDAILIFTLLVAAWALMKAIWKQRLSWLLASFALVGLGFNMKMLQAYMVLPAFYLFYWLAGKGAWKQRLWHLTAATAVVLAVSLSYAVIADMMPKDKRPYIGSSQTNSVLELALGYNGIDRLTGAAGPGGKRGMRGDNEFQDRNGQMNHSADPSSHSSLSNPSESGLYSRPNLNGEWPVGEFRTGGGQPPGGMGGIGRGETGQPGVFRLFQQQLAGQISWLLPFVLFTAVGLFASIRRQRAITPLHRFLLFWFAWLVPMAVFFSVAGFYHRYYLSMMAPAIAVLVAVGSELLWQFYKEQNGFWRWLFPGALLMTFLFESYVVFQQRSSLSTIWPLLLVLYGLAVFCFLLAFRQQKKVVHYLKIASLLGLLVMPFYWSLTPLLYGGNSSIPYAGPDLKRPDAYGQRVFGGREERKVTSDLLAYLEKHYNGEKYLAATMRANTAAELMLKTDKAVMAMGGFLGTDPVLTTEQLAKMARNGEVKYFLISGFGRGGEGNSELIQWIETHCQEVPQAEWQTNAETVKSWDEQEDEMPPVERGIKLYEYKG